The following proteins are co-located in the Frigidibacter mobilis genome:
- a CDS encoding CapA family protein, translated as MSFALAAAGDIIMSGALTTRSQPILDRLRDADLATSNLEFVVTGSRAAADKFICLGMSPKHFADFTSLGFRVVSVANNHALDFGVDGLRDTLAQVRAAGMLPVGGGETLAESLAPSVQVAAGMRVAVLAASATLPNSSAAGPHSPGIAPLRIINRYRMDGVTVDESPGMSPFVETEVVAGDLEALKSAVRSARAEADIVVLHLHWGIPLGWVAAVQDEIAGYQRPVAHALIDAGASLIVGHHPHVVQGVEFYRGVPILYSLGNFIKHKIAATGGRDGIHPAYRIASLRTEWNRIGALAQLAWDAPGARPSCRFDILQLADQGEPSPADLATARKVAARIADHCAAWGTTVGVGADTNGWGFLEFA; from the coding sequence GCCGATCTCGCCACGTCGAACCTCGAATTCGTGGTGACCGGCAGCAGGGCCGCCGCCGACAAGTTCATCTGCCTCGGAATGTCACCAAAGCATTTCGCGGATTTCACCTCGCTCGGCTTCCGCGTGGTCAGTGTCGCCAACAACCATGCCCTGGATTTCGGTGTCGATGGGTTGCGGGACACGCTGGCCCAGGTCCGCGCCGCTGGCATGCTGCCGGTCGGGGGCGGCGAAACTCTGGCAGAAAGCCTGGCTCCCTCGGTTCAGGTTGCAGCAGGCATGCGGGTTGCCGTCCTCGCAGCCTCTGCCACGCTGCCCAATTCCAGTGCCGCCGGTCCGCATTCGCCCGGGATCGCGCCGCTGCGGATCATCAACCGCTACCGGATGGACGGTGTGACGGTGGACGAATCCCCGGGCATGTCCCCCTTCGTCGAGACCGAGGTGGTCGCGGGCGATCTTGAGGCGCTGAAGAGCGCCGTGCGAAGCGCGCGGGCCGAGGCGGATATAGTGGTGCTGCACCTGCATTGGGGGATACCGCTCGGCTGGGTCGCCGCCGTTCAGGACGAGATCGCGGGCTACCAGCGCCCCGTGGCACATGCCCTGATCGACGCCGGGGCTTCGCTGATCGTCGGGCACCACCCGCATGTCGTCCAAGGGGTCGAGTTCTACCGGGGTGTCCCGATCCTCTACAGCCTTGGCAACTTCATCAAGCACAAGATCGCGGCGACCGGCGGGCGCGACGGCATCCATCCCGCCTACCGCATCGCCTCGCTTCGGACAGAGTGGAATCGGATCGGCGCTCTGGCGCAGCTGGCCTGGGACGCACCCGGCGCCCGCCCGTCCTGCCGCTTCGACATTCTGCAACTCGCCGACCAAGGAGAGCCATCGCCGGCCGACCTTGCGACTGCACGGAAGGTTGCCGCCCGGATAGCGGATCATTGTGCGGCATGGGGCACGACGGTGGGCGTCGGTGCTGACACGAACGGATGGGGCTTCCTCGAGTTCGCCTGA